Proteins encoded within one genomic window of Amycolatopsis sp. 2-15:
- a CDS encoding chitinase → MQRSRLAAVGLAAAVLGTAATLAATADAQPAAAAALSNNWYASAPYLMPVSNNPPDPVTVMNATGQKAFQLAFILAPDSGGCSPTWDGKSAVSSDTAVAGVVNRFRGNGGDVSVSVGGYGGTKLGQTCGTVDATAAAYQQVVTKYGLKAIDFDLEEPEYENTAAVANELGAAKKLQADNPGLFVSVTMPGTSAGTGWFGTQLLDQAKSIGFTPDNFSIMPFDGGFNGSSAQVSALENFHGLLESHLGWDSATAYSHEGFSGMNGRSDNAEIFTLADFQTVYDYATGHHLGRFTYWAVNRDRPCTTTTDNAVCSNVTQNDWDFTKFTTRFAGATPPQTGPPTSPPTNPPGTCTAPEWQKASVYVSGNSVSHNAHKWTAKWWTQGEEPGTTGPDGVWSDNGPC, encoded by the coding sequence ATGCAACGAAGCAGACTGGCCGCCGTCGGGCTCGCCGCCGCCGTGCTCGGGACAGCCGCGACCCTGGCCGCCACGGCCGACGCCCAGCCCGCGGCCGCCGCGGCCCTGAGCAACAACTGGTACGCCTCGGCGCCGTACCTCATGCCCGTGAGCAACAACCCGCCCGACCCGGTCACGGTGATGAACGCGACAGGGCAGAAGGCGTTCCAGCTGGCCTTCATCCTCGCCCCCGACAGCGGTGGCTGCAGCCCGACGTGGGACGGCAAGTCGGCCGTGTCGTCCGACACCGCGGTCGCCGGCGTCGTGAACCGCTTCCGGGGCAACGGTGGTGATGTCTCGGTGTCCGTCGGCGGCTACGGCGGCACGAAGCTGGGCCAGACGTGCGGCACCGTCGACGCGACAGCCGCCGCCTACCAGCAGGTGGTGACCAAGTACGGCCTCAAGGCCATAGACTTCGACCTCGAAGAACCCGAGTACGAGAACACCGCGGCGGTCGCCAACGAGCTCGGCGCCGCGAAGAAGCTGCAAGCCGACAACCCGGGCCTGTTCGTGTCCGTCACGATGCCCGGCACCTCCGCCGGCACCGGCTGGTTCGGCACGCAGCTGCTCGACCAGGCCAAGTCCATCGGCTTCACGCCCGACAACTTCTCGATCATGCCCTTCGACGGCGGCTTCAACGGCTCCTCGGCGCAGGTCTCCGCGCTCGAGAACTTCCACGGCCTGTTGGAAAGCCACCTCGGCTGGGACAGCGCCACCGCGTACTCGCACGAGGGCTTCTCCGGCATGAACGGCCGCTCCGACAACGCGGAGATCTTCACCCTCGCCGACTTCCAGACCGTCTACGACTACGCGACCGGCCACCACCTCGGCCGCTTCACGTACTGGGCCGTCAACCGCGACCGCCCCTGCACCACCACGACCGACAACGCGGTGTGCTCCAACGTGACCCAGAACGACTGGGACTTCACCAAGTTCACCACCCGCTTCGCCGGCGCGACGCCTCCCCAGACCGGCCCGCCGACGAGCCCGCCCACCAACCCGCCGGGCACCTGCACCGCGCCCGAGTGGCAAAAAGCATCGGTCTACGTCAGCGGCAACTCCGTCTCCCACAACGCCCACAAGTGGACCGCCAAGTGGTGGACCCAGGGCGAAGAACCGGGCACGACCGGCCCCGACGGGGTCTGGTCCGACAACGGCCCCTGCTGA
- a CDS encoding ABC transporter ATP-binding protein translates to MRYGTNDVLHGVDFKAYRGEVLCLLGPNGAGKTTTIEILEGFRMRSAGEVEVLGTDPARGGEDWRARLGVVLQSWRDHGKWRVRELLAHLGEYYAPYSTATIRRPWDTRELIDAVGLTPHADKKIRQLSGGQRRRLDVAIGIVGRPELLFLDEPTAGFDPEARREFHDLVHRLTDDEDTTILLTTHDLDEAEKLADRILILNGGRIVADGSADELSRRISGEAEVRWSVDGQYFVHSTTEATKYVFELFKQHGEAVADLEVRRASLEDTYMTLVHRAEAGLVEAGV, encoded by the coding sequence ATGAGATATGGCACCAACGACGTGCTCCACGGCGTCGACTTCAAGGCCTATCGCGGCGAAGTGCTCTGCCTGCTCGGGCCGAACGGCGCGGGCAAGACGACCACGATCGAGATCCTCGAGGGCTTCCGGATGCGTTCGGCCGGCGAAGTCGAGGTGCTCGGCACTGATCCCGCACGCGGTGGTGAGGACTGGCGGGCGCGGCTGGGGGTCGTGCTCCAGTCCTGGCGTGACCACGGGAAATGGCGGGTGCGCGAGCTGCTGGCACACCTCGGCGAGTACTACGCGCCCTACTCCACCGCCACGATCCGCCGGCCGTGGGACACCCGCGAGCTGATCGACGCGGTCGGGCTCACACCGCACGCGGACAAGAAGATCCGGCAGCTCTCCGGTGGGCAGCGGCGCCGGCTCGACGTCGCGATCGGCATCGTCGGCCGGCCCGAGCTGCTCTTCCTCGACGAGCCGACGGCGGGCTTCGACCCGGAAGCGCGGCGCGAGTTCCACGACCTCGTGCACCGCCTGACCGACGACGAGGACACCACGATCCTGCTCACCACCCACGACCTCGACGAGGCCGAGAAGCTGGCCGACCGGATCCTCATCCTCAACGGCGGCCGGATCGTCGCCGACGGTTCGGCCGACGAGCTCAGCCGCCGGATCTCCGGCGAAGCCGAGGTGCGCTGGTCCGTCGACGGGCAGTACTTCGTGCACTCCACCACGGAGGCCACGAAGTACGTGTTCGAGCTCTTCAAGCAGCACGGTGAGGCCGTGGCCGACCTGGAGGTCCGCCGCGCGTCGCTGGAGGACACCTACATGACCCTGGTGCACCGCGCCGAGGCCGGACTCGTGGAAGCGGGTGTGTGA
- a CDS encoding aldehyde dehydrogenase family protein, giving the protein MDEVAKAVEECARAAKLAAPSLARATEEAVDAALLGMAERLQTHREEVLDANRADVAKARADGMSAGLLDRLTITPERLDGMAEQLRLLAGAPHQERSVEVSTLDGGLRLIERRRPVGVIGANYEARPNVTVDVASQLVKSRNAGVLRTGSAALGSAQRLRNTVIAPALAEAGIDPDVVQLVPRVEREAASALVRLPGLVPLVILRGSGDSTRALATEAAVHGVRTLAHADGGGVLYVDAAADAGKVRDLVSASLDRLGVCNRLNLLLIHDDVHDAVWPSITAALAERGVTASLAPHEHAIGYEWALDSDREATVTVERVSGLDEAVEIANERTSGLAAGIATEDEAAAGAFFDGYTGTGVFWNAPTRLLDGFKLLAVPETGINLDRVPGPRGPVTYTDLYVRQYAVQPA; this is encoded by the coding sequence ATGGACGAGGTCGCGAAGGCCGTCGAGGAGTGCGCGCGAGCGGCGAAGCTGGCCGCGCCGTCGCTGGCCAGGGCCACCGAGGAGGCCGTGGACGCGGCGCTGCTGGGCATGGCCGAGCGCCTGCAGACGCACCGCGAGGAGGTGCTCGACGCCAACCGGGCCGACGTCGCCAAGGCGCGCGCGGACGGGATGAGCGCGGGCCTGCTCGACCGGCTCACCATCACGCCCGAGCGCCTCGACGGCATGGCCGAGCAGCTGCGGCTGCTGGCCGGCGCGCCGCATCAGGAGCGGTCCGTTGAGGTGTCCACATTGGACGGTGGGCTGCGGCTGATCGAGCGGCGCCGTCCCGTGGGTGTCATCGGCGCGAACTACGAGGCGCGGCCGAACGTGACCGTCGACGTCGCCTCTCAGCTGGTGAAGTCGCGCAACGCCGGGGTGCTGCGCACCGGATCGGCCGCACTGGGCTCGGCCCAGCGGCTGCGCAACACGGTGATCGCGCCGGCGCTGGCCGAGGCCGGGATCGACCCGGATGTGGTGCAGCTGGTGCCGCGCGTGGAGCGGGAGGCCGCGTCGGCGCTGGTGCGCCTGCCGGGGCTCGTGCCGCTGGTGATCCTGCGCGGCAGCGGCGACAGCACGCGCGCGCTGGCCACCGAGGCGGCCGTGCACGGCGTGCGCACGCTGGCGCACGCAGATGGTGGCGGCGTGCTGTACGTCGACGCGGCGGCCGACGCCGGCAAGGTGCGCGACCTCGTGTCCGCGAGCCTCGACCGCCTCGGCGTGTGCAACCGGCTCAACCTGCTGCTCATCCACGACGACGTGCACGACGCAGTGTGGCCGTCGATCACCGCCGCGCTGGCCGAGCGCGGGGTCACGGCGTCGCTGGCGCCGCACGAGCACGCCATCGGCTACGAGTGGGCGCTGGACTCCGACCGCGAGGCGACCGTCACGGTCGAGCGCGTGAGCGGGCTCGACGAGGCCGTGGAGATCGCGAACGAGCGGACCTCGGGCCTCGCGGCGGGCATCGCCACCGAGGACGAGGCGGCGGCCGGCGCGTTCTTCGACGGCTACACCGGCACGGGCGTCTTCTGGAACGCGCCGACGCGGCTGCTCGACGGCTTCAAGCTGCTCGCCGTGCCCGAGACCGGGATCAACCTCGACCGCGTGCCGGGGCCGCGCGGGCCGGTGACCTACACCGACCTGTATGTGCGCCAGTACGCGGTCCAACCCGCATGA
- the cobN gene encoding cobaltochelatase subunit CobN, protein MILLLSTSDTDLLSARASQGEFRLANPARLDVADLPGLLDGAPIVVVRILGTPRSWQEGLDTLRASGSHVVVLGGEQTPDAELMKLSTVPAGIAAEAHAYLAQGGPENLTQLHRFLSDTLLLTGDSFEPPAQLPSWGVLERASSGTADGPVVGILYYRAHHLSGNTAFVHALGDAIEAAGGRALPIHCASLRNREPEMMAELGRADALLVTVLAAGGTRPSEAGAGGDDEAWDVAEMAGLDIPILQALCLTSDRATWSASDDGLSPLDAGNQMAVPEFDGRLITVPFSFKEFDEDGLPRYVADAERASRVAGIALAHARLRHTPPASRRIALMLSAYPTKHSRVGNAVGLDTPASAIKLLRLMRSQGYDLGADAFPGVEPTGTDQPDGDALIHALIAAGGQDPEWLTEEQLSGNPIRVPAARYRAWFAALPAELREAMEEHWGPAPGSLYVDTSANPEGDIVLASLQSGNVVIMIQPPRGFGENPVAIYHNPDLPPSHHYLAAYRWLEEEFGAHAVVHLGKHGSLEWLPGKTAGLSASCAPDAVLGNLPLIYPFLINDPGEGAQAKRRAHATIVDHLIPPMARAESYGDLARLEQLMDEHANIAAMDPAKLPAIRAQIWTLIQAAKLDHDLGVAQRPHDAEFDDFLLHIDGWLCEVKDAQIRDGLHILGEAPVGEARVNLVLAMLRAQQMWGGKQGAVPGLRSALGLKENSDAPMSEVDAIEASARLLVSAMETRSWAVSAVPAVVSEVLGAADAEVSRVLTFAASEIVPRLAGTSGEISAVLHALDGGYIPAGPSGSPLRGLVNVLPTGRNFYTVDPKAIPSRLAWETGQALADSLLRRYREDTGSWPTSVGLSVWGTSAMRTSGDDAAEVLALLGVQPVWDEASRRVTGLEAIPLAELGRPRIDVTVRISGFFRDAFPHVITLLDDAVRLVAALDEPSDQNFVRAHVAADLATHGDARRATTRIFGSKPGAYGAGLLPLMDSGNWRDDKDLAEVYAVWGGFAYGRDLDGRPAREDMESSYKRIVVAAKNTDTREHDIADSDDYFQYHGGMIATVRALTGSAPASYIGDSTTPDAVRTRTLGEETARVFRARVVNPRWLSAMRRHGYKGAFELAATVDYLFGFDATAGVVGDWMYEKLSESYVLDAENQEFLRQANPWALRGIIERLTEAADRGLWSEPDPALLAQLRDVYLTLEGDLESQ, encoded by the coding sequence GTGATCCTGCTGCTGTCCACTTCGGACACCGATCTGCTCAGCGCCCGCGCGTCACAGGGTGAGTTCCGGCTCGCGAACCCGGCCCGGCTCGACGTCGCGGACCTGCCGGGGTTGCTGGACGGCGCGCCGATCGTGGTGGTCCGGATCCTGGGCACGCCGCGGTCGTGGCAGGAGGGCCTGGACACGCTGCGCGCGTCGGGCTCGCACGTGGTGGTGCTGGGCGGCGAGCAGACGCCGGACGCGGAGCTGATGAAGCTCTCCACCGTGCCGGCGGGTATCGCGGCCGAGGCGCACGCGTACCTCGCGCAGGGCGGGCCGGAGAACCTCACGCAGCTGCACCGGTTCCTGTCCGACACGCTGCTGCTGACCGGCGACAGCTTCGAGCCGCCCGCGCAGCTGCCGTCGTGGGGAGTCCTGGAGCGTGCTTCTTCGGGTACCGCCGACGGGCCGGTGGTCGGGATCCTCTACTACCGCGCGCACCACCTGTCCGGGAACACCGCGTTCGTCCACGCGCTGGGCGACGCGATCGAGGCCGCGGGCGGGCGGGCGCTGCCGATCCACTGCGCGTCGCTGCGCAACCGCGAGCCGGAGATGATGGCCGAGCTGGGCCGCGCCGACGCGCTGTTGGTCACCGTGCTGGCCGCGGGTGGCACCCGCCCGTCGGAAGCCGGGGCCGGTGGCGACGACGAGGCCTGGGACGTCGCCGAGATGGCCGGGCTCGACATCCCGATCCTGCAGGCACTGTGCCTCACCAGCGACCGCGCGACGTGGTCGGCGAGCGACGACGGCCTGTCGCCGCTGGACGCCGGCAACCAGATGGCCGTACCTGAGTTCGACGGCCGGCTGATCACGGTGCCGTTCTCCTTCAAGGAGTTCGACGAAGACGGCCTGCCCCGGTACGTCGCGGACGCCGAGCGCGCCTCGCGGGTGGCCGGGATCGCGCTGGCGCACGCGCGGCTGCGCCACACGCCCCCTGCGTCGCGGCGCATCGCGTTGATGCTCTCGGCGTACCCGACGAAGCACTCGCGGGTGGGCAACGCCGTGGGGCTGGACACGCCGGCGTCGGCGATCAAGCTGTTGCGGCTGATGCGTTCGCAGGGTTACGACCTGGGCGCCGACGCGTTCCCCGGCGTCGAGCCGACGGGCACCGACCAGCCGGACGGCGACGCGTTGATCCACGCGCTGATCGCCGCCGGCGGGCAGGACCCGGAGTGGCTGACGGAGGAACAGCTGTCGGGCAACCCGATCCGCGTCCCCGCGGCGCGGTACCGCGCGTGGTTCGCCGCGTTGCCCGCGGAGCTGCGCGAGGCGATGGAGGAGCACTGGGGGCCGGCGCCGGGTTCGCTGTATGTCGACACATCGGCAAATCCCGAGGGCGACATCGTGCTGGCGTCACTGCAGTCGGGCAACGTCGTGATCATGATCCAGCCGCCGCGCGGCTTCGGCGAGAATCCCGTGGCGATCTACCACAATCCCGATCTGCCGCCGAGCCACCACTACCTCGCCGCGTACCGCTGGCTGGAGGAGGAGTTCGGCGCGCACGCCGTGGTGCACCTGGGCAAACACGGCTCGCTGGAGTGGCTGCCGGGCAAGACGGCGGGCCTGTCCGCGTCGTGCGCGCCCGACGCCGTGCTGGGCAACCTGCCGCTGATCTACCCGTTCCTCATCAACGACCCGGGCGAGGGCGCGCAGGCGAAACGGCGGGCGCACGCCACGATCGTCGACCACCTCATCCCGCCGATGGCGCGCGCCGAGTCCTACGGCGACCTCGCGCGGCTCGAGCAGCTCATGGACGAGCACGCGAACATCGCCGCGATGGACCCGGCCAAGCTGCCGGCCATCCGCGCCCAGATCTGGACCCTCATCCAGGCGGCGAAGCTCGACCACGACCTGGGTGTCGCCCAGCGTCCGCACGACGCGGAGTTCGACGACTTCCTGCTGCACATCGACGGCTGGCTCTGCGAGGTCAAGGACGCGCAGATCCGCGACGGGCTGCACATCCTCGGCGAGGCCCCCGTCGGCGAGGCGCGCGTGAACCTCGTGCTGGCGATGCTGCGCGCCCAGCAGATGTGGGGTGGCAAGCAGGGCGCGGTGCCGGGGTTGCGTTCGGCGTTGGGGCTGAAGGAGAACTCCGACGCCCCGATGTCCGAAGTGGACGCGATCGAGGCTTCCGCGCGTTTGCTGGTCTCCGCGATGGAGACGCGTTCCTGGGCTGTTTCGGCCGTGCCTGCCGTGGTTTCCGAGGTGCTGGGCGCTGCGGACGCGGAAGTCTCGCGGGTGCTGACCTTCGCGGCTTCCGAGATCGTCCCCCGGCTGGCGGGTACCTCGGGTGAGATTTCCGCGGTGCTGCACGCGCTCGACGGCGGTTACATTCCCGCCGGTCCGAGCGGTTCGCCGTTGCGGGGCCTGGTGAACGTGCTGCCGACCGGACGGAACTTCTACACCGTCGACCCGAAGGCCATCCCGAGCCGCCTGGCGTGGGAGACCGGCCAGGCGCTGGCCGACTCGCTGCTGCGCCGCTACCGCGAGGACACCGGCTCGTGGCCGACGTCGGTGGGCCTTTCGGTGTGGGGCACCTCGGCGATGCGCACCTCCGGCGACGACGCCGCGGAAGTGCTGGCGCTGCTGGGCGTGCAGCCGGTGTGGGACGAGGCTTCGCGGCGCGTCACCGGGCTGGAAGCCATTCCGCTGGCCGAGCTGGGGCGTCCGCGCATCGACGTCACCGTGCGCATCAGCGGCTTCTTCCGCGACGCTTTCCCCCACGTGATCACTTTGCTGGACGACGCCGTCCGCCTGGTGGCTGCCTTGGACGAGCCTTCGGACCAGAACTTCGTCCGGGCCCATGTGGCGGCGGACTTGGCCACGCACGGTGACGCTCGCCGCGCGACCACTCGCATCTTCGGCTCCAAACCGGGTGCCTACGGCGCCGGCCTGCTGCCGCTGATGGACTCCGGCAACTGGCGCGACGACAAGGACCTGGCCGAGGTGTATGCGGTGTGGGGCGGCTTCGCCTACGGCCGCGACCTCGACGGCCGCCCCGCACGCGAGGACATGGAGAGTTCCTACAAGCGCATCGTCGTGGCCGCCAAGAACACCGACACGCGCGAACACGACATCGCCGACTCCGACGACTACTTCCAGTACCACGGCGGCATGATCGCCACCGTTCGCGCGCTGACAGGCTCCGCGCCCGCGTCGTACATCGGCGACAGCACCACCCCGGACGCCGTGCGCACCCGCACCCTGGGCGAAGAGACGGCCCGCGTGTTCCGCGCCCGCGTGGTCAACCCGCGCTGGCTCTCGGCCATGCGCCGCCACGGCTACAAGGGCGCCTTCGAACTCGCCGCCACGGTGGACTATCTCTTCGGCTTCGACGCCACCGCCGGCGTCGTGGGCGACTGGATGTACGAGAAGCTGTCCGAGTCGTACGTGCTGGATGCGGAGAACCAGGAGTTCCTGCGTCAGGCCAACCCGTGGGCCCTGCGCGGCATCATCGAGCGCCTCACCGAAGCCGCCGACCGCGGCCTCTGGTCCGAGCCCGACCCCGCCCTGCTGGCCCAACTGCGCGACGTCTACCTCACTCTGGAAGGCGACCTCGAAAGCCAGTAA
- a CDS encoding ABC transporter permease: MTTPMAFAAAAKRRALRTGVRRGLTEFRQQWTNRDDVLGQVVWLVLILTTLFFMRDAHLPGTSFSLGTATVPSVLGAGIVFNGLSGAAGQLVIDREDGTLLRAKATPNGMLGYLLGKIVSLSLMQVAGLVVVLVPCLFLFSGLASDGVWSWLNLLWVLVLGLLATLPLGAPIGSLIRDPRAMALVMLPVTGLTAISGIFYPITALPVWVQDVAQVFPMYWLGLGMRSALLPDSAVVVEIGQSWRPWWTLGVLVVWSVIGLALAPVLLRRMARRESGSSVAERRERALQRV, encoded by the coding sequence ATGACCACGCCGATGGCGTTCGCCGCGGCCGCGAAGCGAAGGGCCCTGCGCACCGGGGTGCGCCGCGGGCTGACCGAGTTCCGCCAGCAGTGGACCAACCGGGACGACGTGCTCGGCCAGGTGGTCTGGCTGGTCCTGATCCTGACCACGCTCTTCTTCATGCGCGACGCGCACCTGCCCGGCACGTCGTTCTCGCTGGGCACCGCGACCGTGCCGAGTGTGCTCGGCGCCGGGATCGTGTTCAACGGCCTCTCGGGCGCGGCCGGCCAGCTCGTGATCGACCGCGAGGACGGCACGCTGCTGCGGGCCAAGGCCACGCCCAACGGCATGCTCGGCTACCTCCTCGGCAAGATCGTGTCGCTCTCGCTCATGCAGGTGGCCGGCCTGGTCGTGGTGCTGGTGCCGTGCCTGTTCCTGTTCTCCGGGCTGGCCTCCGACGGCGTGTGGTCGTGGCTGAACCTGCTCTGGGTCCTGGTGCTCGGGCTGCTGGCGACGCTGCCGCTGGGCGCCCCGATCGGCTCGCTGATCCGCGACCCGCGGGCGATGGCCCTGGTCATGCTGCCGGTCACGGGCCTGACCGCGATCTCCGGCATCTTCTACCCGATCACGGCCCTACCGGTGTGGGTGCAGGACGTGGCCCAGGTGTTCCCGATGTACTGGCTCGGCCTCGGCATGCGCTCGGCGCTGCTGCCCGATTCGGCGGTGGTGGTGGAGATCGGGCAGTCGTGGCGGCCCTGGTGGACCCTCGGCGTGCTGGTCGTGTGGTCCGTGATCGGATTGGCGCTGGCCCCGGTCCTGCTGCGGCGCATGGCGCGGCGCGAGTCCGGGTCGTCGGTGGCCGAACGACGGGAGAGGGCGCTGCAGCGTGTGTGA
- a CDS encoding DNA-3-methyladenine glycosylase family protein gives MTAPILLPIDVPTGEIAVRGPFDLSAASRYLAGFGPAARPDAASEPGVLRLAFPVDGVWTHAGAAIRQRSPGTVEVEVCAPVELAARVMGQVSRMLSLDVDASGLPDIDLRDSAAARLRAEHPGLRPVLFSSPYEAACWSALSQGMRFTTAVRRRRLLAERHGAIIDVGEYQVVSFPAPAVLAELASEDGLADFRVARLRAIAQAAADGRLDPMALRALPIPDALAHLRTIPGIGAFTAEQILLRGAGHPDLFPLADGRLHQSMREAYSLPATTPASELIPLADDWRPYRSWIALLFRATLDAVSLDPDAASLAEEVVTAAAAQ, from the coding sequence ATGACCGCACCGATCCTGCTGCCCATCGACGTGCCGACCGGCGAGATCGCCGTGCGCGGACCGTTCGACCTGTCCGCCGCGAGCCGTTACCTGGCCGGCTTCGGCCCCGCCGCGCGGCCCGACGCCGCCTCGGAGCCGGGCGTGCTGCGCCTCGCTTTTCCCGTGGACGGAGTGTGGACCCACGCCGGCGCCGCCATCCGGCAGAGATCGCCCGGCACGGTGGAAGTCGAGGTCTGCGCACCGGTCGAGCTCGCCGCGCGCGTGATGGGGCAGGTGAGCCGCATGCTGTCCCTCGACGTCGATGCCTCGGGTCTGCCCGACATCGACCTGCGCGACTCCGCCGCCGCCCGCTTGCGTGCCGAGCACCCGGGATTGCGCCCCGTGCTCTTTTCCTCGCCCTACGAAGCCGCCTGCTGGTCGGCGCTCTCCCAAGGCATGCGCTTCACCACGGCCGTGCGGCGGCGCCGCCTGCTCGCCGAACGCCACGGCGCCATCATCGACGTCGGCGAGTACCAAGTGGTCTCGTTCCCCGCCCCCGCGGTTCTCGCCGAACTGGCGTCGGAAGACGGCCTCGCCGACTTCCGCGTCGCCCGCCTCCGGGCCATCGCCCAAGCCGCCGCCGACGGCCGCCTCGACCCGATGGCACTCCGTGCCCTCCCCATCCCCGACGCCCTCGCGCACCTCCGCACCATCCCCGGCATCGGCGCCTTCACCGCCGAACAAATCCTCCTGCGCGGCGCCGGCCACCCCGACCTCTTCCCCCTCGCCGACGGCCGCCTCCACCAATCCATGCGCGAGGCCTACTCCCTCCCCGCCACCACCCCCGCCTCCGAACTTATCCCCCTGGCCGACGACTGGCGCCCCTACCGCAGCTGGATCGCCTTGCTGTTCCGCGCCACCCTCGACGCCGTCTCACTTGACCCCGACGCGGCTTCCCTGGCCGAGGAGGTGGTCACGGCTGCGGCCGCACAGTGA
- a CDS encoding helix-turn-helix transcriptional regulator: MSENVYNRIAVLRAERGISRRQLAGALGVHYQTIGYLERGEYSPSLYLALRIAEFFEVAVEVLFSTEPFPRIGDRSA; the protein is encoded by the coding sequence GTGAGCGAGAACGTCTACAACCGCATCGCGGTGCTGCGCGCCGAGCGCGGGATCTCGCGCCGGCAGCTGGCCGGCGCGCTCGGCGTGCACTACCAGACGATCGGCTATCTGGAACGCGGCGAGTACAGCCCGAGCCTCTACCTGGCGCTGCGGATCGCGGAGTTCTTCGAGGTGGCCGTGGAGGTGCTCTTCTCCACCGAGCCGTTCCCGCGGATCGGCGACCGGTCGGCGTAG
- a CDS encoding dihydrofolate reductase family protein has translation MSSRPHVVLSAAQSLDGYLDDASTTRLILSNEDDFAEVDRLRADADAILVGANTVRADNPRLLVRSADLRSERVAAGRPEQPIKVTVTSSGKLDPASRFFTVGEAPKLVYAPPVAVDGLRDVATIIDAGTPPRLERILDDLGERGVRQLLVEGGGAVHTQFLEAGLADELRLAIAPLVVGDPRAPRFLGPGAFPRPLELAELRQLGDVAVLHYRAAAEPTPIDVLRLRQAIALADECPPSSTFRVGAVIAAPDGTVLATGHSGEGEPHNHAEEAALAKLRADDPRLATATMYSSLEPCSSRASHPKSCTQLILETPIPRVVIAWREPSLFVEAEGVELLAAAGRKVVEVPALAAEVRRANTHLPGIRP, from the coding sequence ATGAGCAGCCGTCCCCACGTTGTGTTGTCCGCCGCCCAGTCGCTGGACGGCTATCTCGACGACGCGAGCACCACCCGGCTGATCCTGTCCAATGAGGACGATTTCGCCGAGGTCGACCGCCTGCGCGCCGACGCCGACGCGATCCTCGTCGGCGCCAACACGGTGCGTGCGGACAACCCGCGGCTGCTCGTGCGCTCGGCGGACCTGCGCAGCGAGCGCGTCGCCGCCGGGCGGCCGGAGCAGCCGATCAAGGTGACTGTGACGAGCAGCGGCAAGCTGGATCCGGCTTCGCGCTTCTTCACAGTCGGCGAAGCGCCGAAGCTCGTCTACGCGCCGCCGGTCGCGGTCGACGGCCTGCGCGACGTCGCGACGATCATCGACGCCGGCACCCCGCCCCGGCTCGAGCGCATCCTCGACGACCTCGGCGAACGCGGCGTCCGCCAGCTCCTCGTCGAGGGCGGCGGCGCCGTCCACACGCAGTTCCTCGAAGCCGGCCTCGCCGACGAGCTGCGCCTCGCCATCGCGCCCCTGGTGGTCGGCGACCCGCGCGCGCCGCGCTTCCTCGGCCCCGGCGCGTTCCCGCGGCCGCTGGAGCTGGCCGAACTGCGCCAGCTCGGCGACGTCGCCGTCCTCCACTACCGCGCGGCCGCCGAGCCCACGCCGATCGACGTCCTGCGCCTGCGCCAGGCGATCGCGCTGGCGGACGAATGCCCGCCCAGCTCGACGTTCCGCGTCGGCGCCGTCATCGCCGCGCCCGACGGCACGGTGCTCGCCACCGGCCACTCCGGCGAGGGCGAGCCGCACAACCACGCCGAGGAAGCCGCCCTGGCCAAGCTCCGCGCGGACGACCCGCGCCTGGCCACCGCGACGATGTACAGCTCACTCGAGCCGTGCAGCTCCCGCGCGTCGCACCCGAAGAGCTGCACGCAGCTGATCCTCGAAACGCCCATCCCGCGCGTTGTCATCGCCTGGCGTGAGCCTTCCCTTTTCGTCGAGGCCGAGGGCGTCGAACTCCTCGCCGCCGCGGGCCGCAAGGTCGTCGAGGTGCCCGCGCTGGCCGCTGAGGTCCGCCGCGCCAACACCCACCTGCCCGGCATCCGCCCCTGA
- a CDS encoding M50 family metallopeptidase, whose amino-acid sequence MALTQANTPAAITLVTGGVALLVVLVGGAPWRFARNVVTIVHEAGHALAAVLVGRRLRSIKLHSDTSGVTVSRGKPEGPGMAFTALAGYVAPSVLGLLFAGLVGQDLITAVLVLVALLLLGVLIMVRNVYGVFTVVASAVVLGLVALVAPPVVQAPFAYLLTWFLLFGGVRPVVELQVKRHRGQARDSDADQLSRLTAVPAVLWVLVFVVLTVSCLLAGALWLLEPVVA is encoded by the coding sequence GTGGCGCTCACGCAGGCGAACACGCCGGCGGCGATCACGTTGGTCACCGGGGGCGTGGCGTTGCTGGTGGTGTTGGTGGGCGGCGCGCCGTGGCGGTTCGCGCGCAACGTGGTGACCATCGTGCACGAGGCGGGCCACGCGCTGGCCGCGGTGCTGGTCGGGCGGCGGTTGCGGTCGATCAAGCTGCACTCGGACACCTCGGGCGTCACCGTGTCGCGCGGGAAGCCGGAGGGGCCGGGCATGGCGTTCACGGCGCTGGCGGGCTATGTCGCGCCGTCGGTGCTGGGGCTGCTGTTCGCGGGCCTGGTCGGGCAGGACCTGATCACGGCGGTGCTGGTGCTGGTGGCGTTGCTGTTGCTGGGCGTGCTGATCATGGTGCGCAACGTGTATGGCGTGTTCACCGTGGTCGCGAGCGCGGTCGTGCTGGGGCTGGTGGCGCTGGTCGCGCCGCCGGTGGTGCAGGCGCCGTTCGCGTACCTGTTGACGTGGTTCCTGTTGTTCGGGGGTGTCCGGCCGGTGGTGGAGCTGCAGGTCAAGCGCCACCGTGGCCAGGCGCGCGATTCCGACGCCGACCAGCTCAGCCGGCTGACCGCGGTGCCCGCCGTGCTGTGGGTGCTGGTGTTCGTGGTGCTCACGGTGAGCTGCCTGCTGGCCGGTGCGCTGTGGCTGCTGGAGCCGGTTGTCGCCTGA